One stretch of Thermococcus sp. 21S9 DNA includes these proteins:
- a CDS encoding NADPH-dependent FMN reductase: protein MKVKIILGTGREGRESERVARYLLRKARERFDAELIDVRDYKLCHTHRWKVPPEVEDYRRKMLEADALIIVAPEYNGGFPGELKVLLDTLFEEYEGLPVGIATVSSVTGGARLLQELKLLATNYRMLPVSWVLFYNVGELFEGDELKDEKYRERVERFFERLEKYAKALKPIRDEVRRELR, encoded by the coding sequence ATGAAGGTTAAGATAATCCTCGGAACGGGGAGAGAGGGCAGGGAAAGCGAGAGGGTTGCGAGGTATCTCCTCAGGAAAGCGAGAGAGCGCTTCGACGCCGAGCTCATAGACGTTCGAGACTACAAACTCTGCCACACCCACCGCTGGAAGGTCCCGCCCGAGGTCGAGGATTACCGGCGGAAGATGCTTGAGGCCGACGCCCTAATCATCGTCGCTCCCGAGTACAACGGCGGTTTTCCCGGGGAGCTGAAGGTTCTGCTGGATACGCTCTTCGAGGAGTACGAGGGGTTGCCAGTTGGAATCGCCACAGTTTCGAGCGTTACCGGCGGGGCGAGGCTTCTGCAGGAGTTAAAGCTCCTCGCGACGAACTACCGCATGCTACCCGTCTCGTGGGTGCTCTTCTACAACGTGGGCGAGCTCTTCGAGGGGGACGAGCTGAAGGACGAGAAGTACCGCGAGAGGGTTGAGAGGTTTTTCGAGAGGCTTGAAAAGTACGCAAAAGCTCTGAAGCCGATTAGGGACGAGGTCAGGAGGGAGCTGAGATGA
- a CDS encoding methyltransferase domain-containing protein, translating into MAMPFNPAFADTLDNPERRRALPVKEILRYLLSLKMERKIAVDVGAGTGYLTVPLSWVFERVYAVEANPTMAKLLKENIEGGGIANVEIILSEKPPELPKRPNLVAFSLSLHEVGDWRGYLRWASRADYVLVIEWCPESERGPPREEKIPREELIELDGFEVVLSRVRFPYYLVILRPVRRG; encoded by the coding sequence ATGGCTATGCCCTTCAATCCCGCCTTCGCGGACACTCTCGACAACCCCGAGCGCAGGAGGGCGCTTCCGGTAAAAGAGATACTGCGTTATCTACTGTCCCTGAAGATGGAGCGAAAGATTGCCGTTGATGTTGGAGCAGGGACCGGCTACCTCACCGTCCCGCTCTCGTGGGTCTTTGAGAGGGTTTACGCGGTCGAGGCTAACCCGACGATGGCGAAGTTACTGAAAGAGAACATCGAGGGTGGGGGCATCGCGAACGTTGAGATAATCCTCTCCGAGAAACCGCCCGAGCTTCCGAAGAGGCCGAACCTCGTTGCTTTTTCCCTCTCGCTCCACGAGGTCGGTGACTGGCGGGGCTATCTGAGATGGGCGTCGAGGGCGGACTACGTTCTCGTAATCGAGTGGTGTCCCGAGTCGGAGCGCGGTCCGCCGAGGGAGGAGAAGATTCCGCGGGAGGAGCTGATTGAGCTTGATGGCTTCGAGGTCGTTCTCTCGAGGGTGCGGTTTCCCTACTACCTTGTGATTCTGAGGCCAGTGCGAAGAGGTTAA
- a CDS encoding UPF0175 family protein yields the protein MEIVIPDDVLVSLKLPKSEVERELKLELALILYSRGALSLGKAAKLAGLTKREFIEELARRRIPRHYTERELEEDLDFARG from the coding sequence ATGGAGATAGTTATTCCCGATGACGTTCTCGTTTCCCTCAAGCTCCCGAAGAGCGAGGTTGAAAGGGAGCTGAAGCTTGAGTTAGCGCTGATTCTCTACTCAAGGGGCGCATTATCCCTTGGGAAAGCCGCCAAACTAGCCGGGCTTACGAAGAGGGAATTCATTGAGGAGCTTGCAAGGCGGAGAATCCCGAGGCACTACACTGAGAGAGAGCTTGAGGAGGATTTGGACTTTGCCCGTGGTTAG
- a CDS encoding DUF3368 domain-containing protein has translation MVSNSTPLIHLAKIGRLDLLREFFGEVIIPKAVYRECILEGKGSRDAELIEKADWIKVVEIKDETLKKSLMLELDEGESEAIVLALETNAELLLIDDYDGREVARALGLKVTGTIGVLLRAKFQGIIPSVKEELEKLKETGFWLSEGLYKRILEEVGES, from the coding sequence GTGGTTAGCAACTCCACTCCCCTCATTCACCTCGCCAAAATCGGCAGGCTCGACCTTTTGAGGGAGTTCTTTGGTGAAGTCATCATTCCAAAGGCTGTTTACAGGGAGTGCATCCTTGAGGGAAAAGGTTCGAGGGACGCGGAGCTCATTGAAAAGGCCGACTGGATAAAGGTTGTGGAAATAAAGGACGAGACCCTCAAGAAGTCGCTTATGCTCGAGCTTGATGAGGGGGAGAGCGAGGCAATTGTCCTCGCGCTTGAAACCAACGCCGAGCTTCTGCTTATCGACGACTACGATGGCAGGGAAGTTGCAAGGGCACTGGGGCTGAAGGTTACTGGAACGATTGGCGTTCTGCTGAGGGCGAAGTTCCAGGGGATAATTCCGAGTGTCAAAGAAGAGCTTGAGAAGCTGAAGGAAACCGGCTTCTGGCTGAGCGAAGGGCTTTACAAAAGAATTTTGGAAGAGGTCGGGGAGAGTTAG